A genome region from Schlesneria paludicola DSM 18645 includes the following:
- the arsA gene encoding arsenical pump-driving ATPase — MNLLTNPTRILFFTGKGGVGKTSLACATAVSLADQGKKVLLVSTDPASNLDEVLGAALGNHPTPVPAVANLSGMNLDPQAAAAEYRERMVGPYRSLLPAAAIASMEEQYSGSCTLEIAAFDEFSRLLGNLSATADFDHVIFDTAPTGHTLRLLTLPTAWSTFLTTNDTGTSCLGPLAGLQAQQELYHQTVLSLADPSLTTLILVARPETTALREAARTSRELAALGILNQHLIINGYFTTVYQNDPVATAMQARMTHALDDLPAELVALPRTTIRLSASNVLGLASLRAIFGSDASIADDQTPAIHHVDLPPGLGSLMDELAEPGHGVILTMGKGGVGKTTVAAAVAVGLAERGHRVHLSTTDPAAHLAAAVMGNSMPNLQVSRIDPQQVTSAYTTEVMGVAGANLDAAGKALLAEDLRSPCTEEIAVFRAFAQVVAEGQKQFVVLDTAPTGHTILLLDAALAYHKEVARQASEMPEFVVQLLPRLRNSNLTRILIVTLPEATPVHEAGQLQQDLRRAEIEPYAWVINQSLAPLSVHDPVLHARQNHERPYIDEVVNKHAARTALIEWQNEPPTGILALEKLLTSTNRS, encoded by the coding sequence ATGAACCTGCTGACAAATCCGACACGAATCCTGTTCTTTACGGGAAAGGGAGGCGTCGGCAAGACGTCTCTCGCCTGCGCGACAGCCGTGTCACTCGCGGACCAAGGCAAAAAGGTCTTACTCGTCTCAACGGACCCCGCATCGAATCTGGACGAAGTTCTGGGCGCCGCACTGGGAAATCATCCGACTCCCGTGCCCGCCGTTGCCAACCTCTCGGGAATGAATCTCGACCCCCAAGCCGCGGCGGCCGAATATCGTGAACGGATGGTCGGGCCCTACCGTTCACTTCTGCCTGCGGCAGCGATCGCCAGTATGGAAGAACAATACTCTGGTTCCTGTACACTCGAGATTGCGGCCTTTGACGAGTTCTCGCGTCTGCTCGGCAACCTGTCCGCAACGGCCGATTTTGACCATGTCATCTTCGACACAGCGCCCACCGGCCATACACTTCGACTGCTGACGCTTCCCACCGCCTGGTCGACATTTCTCACGACAAATGACACAGGAACATCATGCCTCGGGCCATTGGCTGGACTGCAGGCACAGCAGGAACTCTATCATCAGACGGTGCTGTCGTTGGCCGATCCCAGCCTGACCACACTGATCCTGGTGGCACGCCCCGAGACAACAGCATTGCGAGAGGCCGCCAGAACCAGTCGAGAACTGGCTGCGTTAGGAATTCTGAACCAACATCTCATCATCAACGGATATTTTACGACCGTATATCAGAACGACCCAGTCGCGACTGCGATGCAGGCCCGCATGACACACGCTCTTGACGACCTGCCTGCAGAGCTTGTGGCGTTGCCCCGAACCACAATCCGATTGTCGGCCAGCAATGTACTCGGACTGGCCTCACTACGAGCGATATTCGGCAGCGACGCGTCAATCGCAGATGACCAAACGCCCGCGATTCACCACGTCGATCTTCCGCCTGGTTTGGGCAGTCTGATGGACGAACTGGCTGAACCTGGACATGGCGTCATCCTGACGATGGGCAAAGGTGGCGTCGGCAAGACCACGGTTGCGGCCGCCGTCGCAGTGGGGCTGGCAGAACGAGGCCACCGGGTTCATCTTTCCACGACCGATCCCGCCGCGCATCTCGCCGCGGCAGTCATGGGAAACTCGATGCCGAACCTTCAAGTCAGTCGAATTGATCCTCAGCAGGTCACATCCGCCTACACCACAGAAGTCATGGGAGTCGCGGGGGCCAATTTGGACGCCGCAGGCAAGGCCCTGCTGGCGGAAGACCTTCGATCGCCCTGCACCGAAGAGATCGCCGTATTTCGTGCTTTTGCTCAGGTCGTGGCAGAAGGGCAAAAGCAATTTGTGGTCCTCGATACGGCCCCGACCGGCCATACCATCTTATTGTTAGATGCAGCACTCGCGTATCATAAAGAGGTCGCTCGTCAGGCGTCAGAGATGCCCGAATTCGTCGTCCAACTGCTCCCCAGACTACGCAATTCGAATCTGACGCGCATTCTGATCGTGACGCTGCCGGAAGCCACTCCCGTTCACGAAGCGGGTCAGCTTCAGCAGGATCTGCGGCGTGCGGAGATCGAACCGTATGCCTGGGTGATCAACCAAAGTCTTGCTCCACTTTCCGTCCACGATCCCGTTCTTCACGCGCGTCAGAATCACGAACGCCCATACATTGACGAGGTTGTCAACAAGCACGCAGCTCGCACCGCACTAATTGAGTGGCAAAATGAGCCTCCGACAGGAATCCTCGCGTTGGAAAAGCTGCTGACGTCCACGAATCGGTCCTGA
- the arsD gene encoding arsenite efflux transporter metallochaperone ArsD — protein MPSIQVFDKPMCCSTGVCGPQVDPVLPRFAADLDWLRSQGVSVDRFNLAQQADAFVKNAAVQELLTKKGIDCLPLTFVDGQIVAESEYPSREKFIEWTRLPFTVAPFPSLSIVTDTGCCSEPGCC, from the coding sequence ATGCCATCTATCCAAGTTTTCGACAAACCGATGTGCTGCTCGACCGGAGTCTGTGGACCGCAGGTGGATCCGGTCCTTCCTCGTTTCGCCGCGGATCTCGACTGGTTGCGATCACAAGGTGTTTCCGTGGATCGATTCAATCTGGCACAGCAGGCCGACGCATTTGTGAAAAATGCTGCCGTCCAAGAGTTACTAACGAAAAAAGGGATCGACTGCTTGCCACTGACATTTGTTGATGGCCAGATCGTTGCCGAGAGTGAATATCCTTCTCGCGAGAAGTTCATCGAATGGACCAGACTGCCATTCACGGTCGCCCCATTTCCGTCACTATCGATTGTCACGGACACAGGTTGCTGCAGCGAGCCCGGCTGCTGCTAA
- a CDS encoding ArsR/SmtB family transcription factor → MDLSTTEHHFDIIGNMEESQAIRALSALAHEYRLRIFRLLAKHGTDGMAAGKIAEQLELPAATLSFHVKELLHAGLIVDRRESRSIIYSLNPSVMRCLLDFLLDDCCSGHPELCTASCKPTKKSTR, encoded by the coding sequence ATGGACCTCTCGACAACGGAACATCATTTCGATATTATTGGAAATATGGAAGAATCTCAAGCCATCCGTGCCCTGTCTGCACTTGCTCATGAGTATCGGCTGCGCATATTTCGTTTGCTCGCCAAGCATGGAACAGATGGCATGGCTGCGGGGAAGATTGCGGAGCAACTGGAATTGCCTGCGGCGACGTTGTCCTTTCATGTCAAAGAGCTACTGCATGCCGGTCTGATCGTCGATCGACGGGAAAGCCGTTCGATCATTTATTCGCTAAATCCAAGCGTCATGCGATGCCTGCTCGACTTCCTGCTCGATGACTGCTGCAGTGGCCACCCAGAACTGTGTACGGCCTCATGCAAGCCGACGAAAAAATCAACGCGGTGA
- a CDS encoding low molecular weight phosphatase family protein yields MRGPVVAAILVALVTTLLTADEIPGEKMAVSQSVQSYLKAREAEFDQIPAERKAELRKIATYVQTRAHANQPIKLTCICTHNSRRSQMSQIWAAAAARYYGIRGVETYSGGTEATAFNPRAVAAMQRAGILIEKTNSLVQGEFDANPRYAVRFVDGEPALICYSKVHHETPNPKSEFCAIMTCSQADNSCPVVSGCSLRVAITYDDPKASDNTSKEAATYDERCQQICREMSYLFSQVER; encoded by the coding sequence ATGCGAGGACCAGTTGTGGCCGCGATCTTGGTTGCTCTTGTGACAACCTTGTTAACTGCGGACGAGATTCCAGGAGAAAAGATGGCCGTCTCTCAATCAGTCCAGAGTTATCTCAAGGCCCGAGAGGCAGAATTCGATCAGATTCCCGCTGAGCGGAAGGCGGAGCTCCGGAAGATCGCCACGTACGTCCAGACGCGTGCGCACGCCAATCAGCCGATCAAACTGACCTGTATCTGCACGCATAACTCGCGACGAAGTCAGATGTCGCAAATCTGGGCCGCCGCCGCCGCGCGTTACTACGGGATCCGAGGCGTTGAGACGTATTCGGGTGGGACAGAAGCGACTGCATTCAATCCGCGCGCTGTGGCGGCGATGCAACGGGCCGGAATATTGATTGAGAAAACCAACTCCCTGGTTCAGGGCGAGTTCGATGCGAATCCTCGCTATGCCGTGCGTTTCGTCGATGGAGAACCCGCGTTGATTTGTTACTCGAAGGTCCACCACGAAACACCGAACCCCAAGAGCGAGTTTTGCGCGATCATGACCTGTTCGCAGGCGGACAATAGCTGCCCAGTTGTGTCAGGCTGTTCGCTGCGCGTTGCCATCACCTACGACGATCCAAAAGCCTCGGACAATACTTCCAAAGAAGCTGCGACCTACGACGAGCGTTGCCAGCAAATCTGCCGAGAGATGTCATACCTGTTTTCCCAAGTGGAACGCTGA
- a CDS encoding TlpA family protein disulfide reductase, with amino-acid sequence MIFTRFLSIAVVSLGVPLMSAGAAASAESPSNSLPEYRFEVGQEFVYFGSSEMTYDGGTFQTLSRSQFFVIAQNSDGTWELLVRNARLFEQIRKNEDLAKAKAKMKKTLEKSDDQSVVRTFGRFRIDRHGRMHGLPAMAEVYAKVSHILVGLPQSWEEAEHGWTVVDTSLGESLVSRRSESNVVTETVIKTLVQSSQNAVFEIEEDFTTTFDVESRLPRQIMAKTVQNYAPKGESTTTVELVGVKKHPIEWATMCAEETAKCDDVIQQHGKILEERNLDPAQLNEQLQQSRETLERLANRLKTDELKAAMLDQVVKWKQEQEHEVQSTTERAAMIGTKSISWKTTDLDGNEISVADFQGKVVVMDFWYRGCGWCIVAMPQVKEIAEHFRDQPVAVLGMNTDERLENAKFVIEKLDLKYPNLKAEAIAEEYKLQGFPSLLILDQKGTIRDVHIGYSQTLKDNVIRSVEKLLNAPP; translated from the coding sequence ATGATATTCACTCGCTTCTTGTCGATTGCGGTCGTATCGCTTGGTGTTCCGTTGATGTCCGCCGGTGCGGCCGCGAGCGCGGAATCACCGTCAAATTCTTTGCCCGAGTATCGTTTTGAAGTCGGGCAGGAGTTCGTCTACTTTGGCTCCAGCGAGATGACCTATGACGGTGGGACATTCCAGACGCTCAGTCGTTCGCAGTTCTTCGTGATTGCACAAAATTCGGACGGGACATGGGAGCTTCTGGTACGCAACGCTCGGCTGTTCGAGCAGATTCGCAAGAACGAAGACCTGGCTAAAGCGAAAGCGAAGATGAAGAAAACACTTGAGAAATCTGACGACCAATCCGTTGTCAGAACTTTTGGCCGTTTCCGCATTGACCGCCACGGAAGAATGCACGGCTTGCCGGCCATGGCGGAGGTCTACGCGAAAGTGTCTCACATTCTCGTTGGACTGCCACAATCTTGGGAAGAGGCGGAACACGGATGGACCGTCGTCGATACGAGCCTTGGCGAGAGCCTCGTGAGTCGACGAAGCGAATCAAATGTTGTCACCGAAACGGTGATCAAGACCTTGGTTCAATCAAGCCAAAACGCGGTGTTCGAAATCGAAGAAGACTTCACCACGACATTCGATGTCGAATCAAGGCTTCCCCGGCAAATCATGGCAAAGACCGTTCAGAATTATGCCCCCAAGGGCGAATCGACAACGACAGTGGAACTCGTTGGCGTCAAGAAGCATCCCATTGAGTGGGCGACGATGTGTGCCGAAGAAACCGCAAAATGCGATGACGTCATCCAGCAACACGGAAAAATCCTTGAGGAACGAAACCTCGATCCCGCCCAATTGAATGAGCAGCTTCAGCAGAGCCGCGAGACGCTGGAGCGCTTGGCGAACAGACTGAAGACCGACGAGCTCAAGGCAGCAATGCTGGATCAAGTCGTCAAATGGAAGCAGGAACAGGAGCACGAGGTTCAAAGCACAACAGAACGTGCGGCAATGATCGGTACAAAGTCCATTTCATGGAAGACGACAGATCTTGATGGAAATGAAATTTCCGTCGCCGATTTTCAAGGCAAGGTCGTCGTGATGGACTTCTGGTATCGTGGCTGCGGCTGGTGCATCGTGGCAATGCCTCAAGTCAAAGAGATCGCTGAACATTTTCGAGATCAACCAGTTGCCGTGCTCGGGATGAACACAGACGAACGTCTCGAAAATGCAAAGTTTGTGATTGAAAAACTGGATCTGAAGTACCCGAATCTCAAGGCCGAGGCGATTGCCGAGGAATACAAGCTTCAGGGCTTTCCCTCCCTCTTGATTCTCGATCAGAAAGGTACGATCCGCGATGTCCATATTGGCTACTCGCAAACCTTGAAGGACAACGTCATCCGTTCGGTGGAAAAGCTCCTCAACGCTCCCCCCTGA
- a CDS encoding MFS transporter, which yields MQGLSDDYTKRIQRRERLVLFILAAVQFTTIVDFMIVMPLGPQLMRTLNIGTAEFGLIVSSYTFAAGFSGLLASAVVDRFARRSTFMVLYAGFLLGTLLCAIAPSYFTLVAARTATGIFGGILGGMAMTIVGDVFPEERRGRATGALMTGFALASVAGVPLGLFLGNNFGWHVPFIALVIAGVPLLVLTPYAMPPLNEHLGKVHSHPIRSIIETFSFANHLNAFALTVALMMGSFSVFPYVSAFFVANVGMTEQQLPVIYIVGGALTLVASPIVGKLTDQYGKLTIYRIIAPMSGVLLLAITHLPRVHVAIAVCVFGALMVTNVGRMIAAMAMITGSVEPHRRGGFLSANAAVQHMACGVASYLGGVMITQTADNRIEHFGHVGWMAALFTMATLWLAGRVRLAENSPITAQSISLAAAAEAAVDASEPIAIAADQD from the coding sequence ATGCAGGGGCTTTCTGACGACTACACAAAACGTATCCAACGCCGTGAGCGGCTGGTGTTGTTTATCCTCGCGGCGGTTCAGTTCACGACCATTGTCGATTTCATGATCGTCATGCCGCTCGGCCCGCAGCTCATGCGGACCCTGAACATCGGCACGGCCGAATTTGGTTTGATCGTGTCGTCGTACACGTTTGCCGCAGGTTTTTCGGGATTATTGGCATCGGCGGTTGTCGATCGCTTTGCGCGTCGGTCGACGTTCATGGTTCTCTACGCAGGGTTTCTGCTAGGCACATTGCTTTGTGCGATCGCTCCGTCGTACTTCACGCTGGTGGCCGCAAGGACCGCCACAGGGATCTTCGGCGGGATCCTCGGCGGGATGGCGATGACCATCGTGGGAGACGTGTTTCCCGAGGAAAGGCGTGGCCGGGCGACCGGCGCACTCATGACGGGATTTGCACTGGCGTCGGTGGCAGGGGTGCCTCTTGGCCTCTTTCTGGGCAACAACTTTGGCTGGCATGTGCCTTTTATCGCACTCGTCATCGCCGGAGTTCCACTGCTCGTCCTGACACCTTACGCAATGCCGCCGTTGAATGAGCACCTGGGGAAGGTGCATTCCCATCCGATACGGTCGATTATCGAGACGTTTTCATTTGCCAACCACTTGAACGCGTTTGCGTTGACGGTGGCGTTGATGATGGGAAGTTTCTCGGTGTTTCCGTACGTAAGTGCCTTTTTCGTCGCGAACGTTGGTATGACGGAGCAGCAACTGCCGGTGATCTATATCGTCGGCGGCGCCTTGACGCTGGTCGCATCACCCATTGTCGGGAAGCTCACAGATCAGTATGGAAAGCTGACCATCTATCGAATCATCGCGCCAATGTCTGGCGTGTTGCTGCTGGCGATAACTCATTTGCCCCGCGTTCATGTCGCGATCGCGGTTTGCGTGTTCGGGGCGCTCATGGTCACCAATGTGGGACGGATGATTGCTGCGATGGCGATGATCACGGGAAGTGTTGAGCCACATCGCCGCGGCGGGTTCTTGAGCGCCAATGCGGCGGTGCAGCATATGGCCTGTGGGGTTGCGTCCTATTTGGGAGGCGTGATGATCACACAGACCGCGGACAATCGGATCGAACACTTCGGACACGTCGGATGGATGGCGGCACTCTTTACAATGGCGACACTCTGGTTGGCGGGGCGTGTCCGTCTTGCTGAAAACTCACCGATCACAGCCCAGTCGATCAGCTTGGCCGCCGCGGCAGAAGCGGCCGTCGATGCCAGTGAGCCGATTGCCATCGCCGCCGACCAGGACTAG
- a CDS encoding serine/threonine protein kinase, with product MNREFGPYDISQELGRGAMGVVYLATHRNLQRECALKTIALKFKDPHAAERFIHEGQAVAKLGKHPNIVQVFDAGIVEKTPYIAMELVKGETLDALAAQRGAFPESELIELGRKIALALDHAHRRGIVHRDVKLANVIMDDTGEPQLVDFGIAKNLNVSRTAISELSVSSVKTQEGASGSPAECMSDTANDATFIVDQNVSTPSLEEGIQGTPAFMAPEQADPRRGPVDSRSDVYALGVTLYVLATARRPFEAATITELLVRVVTEPPPSPRLFADVSLDFEAVVLKSLEKSPADRYQTALEFADDLSRVSTGMPTRARKLGKLGWLLRRLRAHGKLVAIASVFLIFAIIVSSYFLYRSREIQALWGDIAERTARATAREVDSLLDPALPMLEECVSLAETGLLPIDDQELLAQHLVARFRYQKKLSWLSYGDAQGRFTGAWRHASGRIVVQRSWIDEEGGHVREEFVDGEREHLRWNDNWTYDPRTRPFYHLAAEANYPIWTKPYEWFGEEGLGITSAFAFRNQETHQVQGVFTADYHLGALADFLAQLKIGKHGRAYLLRRSGELLASPERGTIAPDDLLRTAIQTSERTLGGIQNLEFDEPGSFSFQHEGKSYVAAFEAFEPADGLPVVTAVLVPEEDITGPVKAAAVRTAQMAGSVALLAICATVIAGIYQKRNLIKALAQRKRKLKQSAVDASLEKTSVNGSGQQNQTPAKR from the coding sequence ATGAATCGAGAATTTGGTCCATACGATATCTCTCAAGAACTCGGCCGCGGCGCCATGGGCGTTGTCTATCTTGCCACGCACCGTAACTTGCAACGCGAATGCGCACTAAAGACGATTGCCCTCAAATTCAAGGATCCGCATGCCGCTGAGCGGTTCATTCACGAGGGACAGGCGGTCGCAAAGCTCGGAAAGCACCCGAATATCGTTCAGGTCTTCGACGCCGGAATCGTCGAGAAGACTCCCTATATCGCGATGGAACTGGTCAAGGGTGAAACGCTCGATGCGCTCGCGGCCCAGCGAGGGGCATTCCCGGAATCCGAATTGATCGAGTTGGGCCGCAAGATTGCGCTGGCGCTCGATCATGCGCACCGCCGTGGAATCGTGCACCGCGACGTCAAACTTGCCAACGTCATCATGGATGATACCGGCGAACCACAACTGGTGGATTTCGGGATCGCAAAAAACCTGAATGTCTCGCGAACAGCCATCAGCGAACTTTCAGTCTCCTCTGTCAAGACGCAAGAGGGTGCCTCGGGATCGCCTGCCGAGTGCATGTCTGACACCGCGAATGACGCCACGTTTATCGTTGACCAAAATGTCTCGACTCCAAGTCTCGAAGAGGGTATTCAGGGCACCCCCGCCTTCATGGCTCCTGAGCAGGCGGACCCCAGGCGCGGACCTGTCGATTCTCGAAGTGATGTCTACGCGCTGGGAGTGACACTGTACGTCCTCGCAACGGCGCGTCGCCCGTTCGAAGCGGCGACGATCACGGAATTGCTGGTACGAGTGGTCACCGAACCACCCCCGTCACCACGTCTGTTTGCGGACGTCAGCCTCGATTTCGAGGCCGTGGTTTTGAAATCGCTCGAGAAGAGCCCTGCGGATCGTTATCAGACGGCCCTCGAGTTCGCCGATGACCTTTCGCGGGTTTCAACAGGGATGCCCACGCGTGCACGCAAGCTGGGGAAACTCGGGTGGCTTCTGCGTCGACTGCGTGCGCACGGCAAGCTCGTCGCGATTGCCTCCGTCTTTTTGATCTTCGCGATTATTGTCTCCAGCTACTTCCTCTACCGGTCGCGAGAGATTCAAGCCTTATGGGGCGATATTGCGGAACGAACAGCACGCGCGACAGCCCGGGAAGTCGACTCGTTGCTTGACCCTGCGCTACCGATGCTGGAGGAATGCGTTTCACTCGCAGAGACCGGCCTGTTGCCAATCGATGATCAAGAGTTGCTCGCGCAGCATCTGGTGGCTCGGTTTCGCTATCAGAAAAAGCTGTCGTGGCTCTCGTATGGTGACGCACAAGGTCGATTTACGGGTGCGTGGCGGCACGCGTCGGGACGAATCGTGGTCCAGAGATCCTGGATCGATGAAGAAGGCGGACACGTTCGCGAAGAATTCGTCGACGGGGAACGCGAACACCTGCGATGGAATGACAACTGGACCTACGATCCAAGAACCAGACCGTTCTATCATCTGGCTGCAGAAGCGAATTATCCGATCTGGACGAAGCCTTATGAATGGTTCGGAGAAGAGGGGCTCGGAATCACGTCCGCTTTCGCGTTTCGGAACCAAGAAACACATCAAGTTCAGGGAGTCTTCACCGCGGACTACCATCTGGGAGCCCTCGCCGATTTTCTGGCGCAGCTCAAGATCGGCAAGCATGGGCGAGCCTACCTCTTGAGGCGCAGTGGAGAACTGCTCGCATCCCCCGAGCGAGGTACCATCGCCCCGGATGACTTGCTGCGTACGGCGATTCAAACCTCAGAGAGAACTCTTGGCGGAATCCAAAACCTGGAGTTCGACGAACCCGGTTCGTTCTCATTTCAGCATGAGGGAAAGTCCTACGTCGCGGCGTTTGAGGCATTTGAGCCCGCCGATGGATTGCCAGTCGTCACGGCCGTGCTCGTCCCCGAGGAGGATATTACGGGCCCGGTCAAAGCCGCGGCCGTCCGCACCGCGCAAATGGCGGGTAGTGTGGCACTTCTCGCCATTTGCGCGACTGTAATTGCAGGAATTTACCAGAAGCGAAACCTGATCAAAGCTCTCGCTCAACGTAAACGCAAACTCAAGCAAAGTGCGGTCGACGCTTCGTTAGAGAAAACGTCAGTCAACGGATCAGGACAGCAAAATCAGACTCCCGCGAAGCGATGA
- a CDS encoding S8 family peptidase, translated as MHLATRIGIAAVSILFTASSVSAEKFAVKTRPSRHKKLAPELDVLRHCNSRYKGVCRNGKAVFDVPSGQKIAMQSMSISMVEDDPAIQRKAERLIIRYTDLSQKPTEATMQAAGLRTVEDYERGAFLVVEPVEEVTSKTVEALIDDDNVVHAAPDYVLNVKPIEQGQLVSATATSTVPNDPLFANLWGMTNLGATLVWPTFRETPKVVVAVIDTGVDYNHPDLKANMWSKNGKFGFDFYDDDDDPMDEQNHGTHCAGTIAGVGNNGVGVVGVTWKAQIMALRFLGPDGNGNISDAVKAIDWAVANGAHIISNSWAGPETAPALSEAITRAEQRGVLFVAAAGNSPSVGNNNDKSPYYPAACKNANIITVGAIDKNDKRGSFSHYGPLSVDIGAPGVAIVSTVRNSQYAQYDGTSMATPHVAGAAAMVWASTFSSPAQDRTQMAKVRDLIYENARPVPALKGWWGESAPARVSGGVLDISFLARGNSNNPSPSNPSDIIPVRRLVENRMKVDPSKLR; from the coding sequence ATGCATCTGGCCACACGGATCGGCATTGCGGCCGTGAGCATTCTTTTCACGGCCAGTAGTGTCTCGGCCGAGAAGTTTGCGGTGAAGACACGGCCCAGTCGACACAAGAAACTGGCCCCCGAATTGGACGTCTTGCGGCATTGCAACTCACGTTACAAGGGCGTCTGCCGGAATGGCAAGGCGGTGTTTGACGTCCCGTCGGGTCAGAAAATTGCCATGCAGTCGATGTCGATCAGCATGGTTGAGGACGATCCTGCGATTCAGCGAAAAGCCGAACGCCTGATCATTCGCTATACCGACCTGTCGCAGAAGCCGACCGAGGCCACGATGCAGGCGGCCGGCCTGCGGACCGTCGAAGACTATGAGCGTGGTGCGTTCCTGGTCGTCGAGCCCGTTGAAGAGGTCACTTCGAAGACCGTCGAGGCATTGATCGATGATGACAACGTCGTCCACGCGGCGCCAGATTATGTTCTGAATGTGAAGCCGATCGAACAAGGACAGCTGGTGAGCGCCACGGCCACCAGTACCGTCCCAAACGATCCTCTCTTTGCCAACCTGTGGGGCATGACGAACCTGGGCGCAACCCTCGTCTGGCCTACCTTTCGCGAGACGCCCAAAGTCGTCGTGGCCGTCATCGATACCGGAGTTGACTACAATCATCCGGATTTGAAGGCCAATATGTGGTCCAAGAATGGCAAGTTTGGCTTTGACTTCTACGACGACGACGATGATCCGATGGACGAACAGAATCACGGAACGCATTGCGCCGGCACGATCGCAGGGGTGGGTAATAACGGCGTCGGTGTCGTCGGTGTCACCTGGAAAGCTCAGATCATGGCGCTTCGCTTTTTGGGGCCTGACGGCAACGGAAATATCTCTGACGCGGTGAAAGCGATCGATTGGGCGGTGGCGAATGGTGCCCACATTATCTCCAACAGTTGGGCAGGGCCTGAAACGGCCCCTGCGCTCAGCGAGGCCATTACGCGAGCGGAACAGCGAGGTGTGCTGTTTGTCGCGGCCGCCGGAAATTCACCCAGCGTCGGCAATAACAATGACAAATCGCCGTACTATCCGGCGGCTTGTAAGAATGCGAACATTATCACAGTCGGAGCAATCGACAAAAATGACAAACGAGGTTCATTCAGTCACTATGGGCCGTTGTCCGTCGACATTGGTGCTCCAGGGGTTGCCATCGTCAGTACGGTTCGTAACAGCCAATATGCACAATACGACGGAACCTCGATGGCCACACCACACGTGGCCGGTGCGGCAGCCATGGTCTGGGCCAGCACCTTTTCGTCACCGGCACAAGATCGAACTCAGATGGCAAAAGTTCGCGATTTGATCTATGAGAACGCAAGGCCCGTTCCTGCACTGAAGGGTTGGTGGGGTGAAAGCGCACCTGCCCGTGTGAGTGGGGGAGTGCTCGATATTTCGTTCCTGGCACGCGGGAACTCGAACAATCCATCTCCTTCAAATCCGTCAGATATCATCCCCGTACGGCGGTTGGTTGAGAATCGGATGAAGGTCGATCCTTCGAAACTGCGTTGA